The sequence below is a genomic window from Melospiza georgiana isolate bMelGeo1 chromosome 6, bMelGeo1.pri, whole genome shotgun sequence.
GCCTGATATGAACTATGTTATTAAAAACGGTAGCTCAACCTGATTCTGTACTTTGTTTATCTACAACCAAGCTCAGCCAAAGATCAGCTAGCCTAGTGAAAAAATGTAGTTGAAGGCTGTGTACATACAGGCACTGCTAATTGCCTTCCCTGACTGTCAAACGACTACAGATACTAACAGATTTCTTAGTATGCCTTTAAACAAAGCACTCTTATCTATGCATAAGGAAAAGCACTACGCGGAGCAGAGTTAATACATGTTAACCTATATCTTGATTTAGTCTGTtgttcagaaaaagaaaaaaaggaagtgatTTATCACCCCTTTTCGTTGCCAAAAGGAACTGCAGTACCATCCAAAAGCTGGCGCCCTGGGAGATCCCAGTGTCAGAAGAACCGACGCCTCTTTCCCTCCGTAGCGTTTAAATGATCAGCAGCTTTGGTGTAGCGACTTTTTGCCTGTAGAGGAGCCGGGTGGATTTGTGACGGCCGGTAGAGCCCAGTACAACCCACCCCAAGGCTCCATGTGTCCCTGCAATGCCGAGAACCCGTCCGGGAGATGCTGATCCCCGCTCGGGAGCGTGTCCCGGCCCTTGGCTCGGGAAGGGCTGACccggagcagggcagggctaCGGCGGGCAGATCGCGGGCAGCCGGAGGATTAAAGGGCCCGGCAAGAGAAGCTTCGGAGGGAAGCAAGCGGCAGGGTTTAAGGAGCGAGCAATCCCAGACGTGAATGAAACACAAACACGCTGTGGGTTTTCTCTTCCTTAGATAAAAGTACCGGCGagccagccccagtgctgcccgCGGACGACTAGTCAGAACAAGTTCAAACTGCAGAGCtcaaattaaaatgtttcctCTGTGTGACTGCCTCCCGCGCCGGGAGGTTCCGCAGCTGCCCCACACCTGCTCCGCCGCCCTGTGCCCGGCACCCCGCCCGGGGtggctgcggcggggcgggcgctaCACCAGCGACTCGCACACGGGCAGCGAGTCCGAGTCCTGGCTGTGCATGGAGCTCAGCCCCGTGTCCGAGTCCTCGTCGTTGTCGGCGCGGTCCTTGCGCAGCGCCCGCGCCTGCTCCACCcagccgccccccgccgccgccggccgccccccgcccgccgccccgcgcggctccgccgccgcctccgccaCGTCCAGCGTGCCCAGCGTCTCCAGCAGCCGCTGCAGCTCCCGCTCCTTGTCCTCCCACGCCCGCTGCGTGCAGTCCAGGTCGCTCTTGACGGCCTCCAGGTCCGTGCTCAGCTTGAGGCCGATGTAGAGGCTGGTGCTCAGCTGGGTCTTGACCCGCTCGTGCTCCAGGTGCAGCTCGCCCTCGCCGCCGCTCAGCTCCGTGGTGTCGCAGTCCGTGTCGGCCagcccgggccccgccgccagctccagctcctcccgcCGCCGCTTCATCCAGCGCTCGTTGAGCTCCTCCTGGATCTCGGCGGCCaggtgctccagcagctcctcctgctgcgcccgctgctcctgcagctgcagcacctcctcGCACTTCCTGGCGTAGTCCTCCTCGGGGCGGCCGGCGGCGGGCTGGCCCGgctcccggcccggctcggGCTCGCCCGTGCCCACCAGGTAGGTGTCCTGCACGTAGTTGACGCCGTGCCGCTTCATGCGGTCCAGGTGGATCTTGGCCTCGTACCTGTCGATCTCGCGGTCCAGCTCGCGGAGCCGCTGGATCTGCTGTCGGATGGTATGGTCCTGCGAGAGCACCAGGTGCACCAGCGTCTCCATCCTCTCCGCCGACGAGGCCTCCCGGGCCAGCGGCTGCTGCCGCTTCTTGTTGATCTTGGCCAGCTTGCGGAAGGCTTTCCGCACCACCCGCCGCTGCCGCTCCTGCGTGAGCGCCAGGCTGGCGCGGGCCGCCCCCAGGCCGCGGCCGGGGCGCTCCTTGCTCAGCACCACCCGCGCCTCGGCGCTGCGCGGCCCGGCGTTGGGCAGCGAAGCCTCGCTGCGCACCAGCACGAAGCGCACGTTCTCCTGCTCGTCCCCCCACGCCACCCAGAGCCGCAGGATCTTCGTCTTGTTGGGCAGGATCCTCTCGAAGCCGCGCCACTTCTCCACGATGCAGTAGGAGTGCGGCGGCCCCGACAGCATCCCGCCGGCGGGCtcgggcggcgcggggcgctGCCGCCGGTGGTGGCtgtcctccagcagcacccGCACCACGTCCGAGCAGGTGGTCCGCCGGGAGAGCCCGGAGATCAGCTTCTCCTCCTGGCAGATCCACACCGAGATCTTCCTCTCCTCGGGCTCCATCGGGGGCGGCTGCGGGCGggcggccggggccgcgggCTCAGCGCTGGCcgggcagcagctccatggggcGCGCTCGGCGGAGGCGCGGCGCTGCCCGTGCGCCCGGCTCGCAGCGGCCGGGATGCCTTGCCGTCCCCTCCCCGCCCGCGGCACCCCGCCCGTGCGCTCCGTCGGCCGCTCCACCCCTTCCTGCCCGGTGCGGCGGGGCCGCCGGGGGCGGGGGGGCCGGCCCGGTGCTCCGGGAGCCGCCGCGGTGCCCCCGGGATTCGCGGTCCCCGCGTGGGCGCCCCGCGGCTCACGGCCCGCGGCCCGCGCAGAGATCCGCCGGTACGGACACTTCGGGGCAGGTTCCGTGTCCTCCGTGCTTCTCCGtgccctccctccttctccctgccctcactCCTTCTCCGTGCCCTGCCTGTGCCGCGAACGAGCGAGCGAACGAGCGAGAGGCGTCGGGGACCTTCCAAAGTGCCGAGGGACAAGAGCGAATCCTGGAGCTTCAAAGGGAAAGCCAGAACTAGTGAGGAATTTCCAGTTTTAGTAAATCATCCGCCTGTAATTAGGAAATTCATGTTTGTGAAGCACTTTGCAGATGAAATATGCAAAGGACGGGAATGTCTGTTATTAAAATACTAGCTGAGCCAGATTTTAATGGGAGCTTGCTCTGTACTTTGATGGGAACGGGATCGCTCTCGGAGTGACGATTAAAATTAGAAGATGGGAAAAGTAGTAATAAAACACACGGTTTTGGCACTGATTTTCACTGATTGCATCACAGGGTTCACGGACTTAGGCTTTTCTAAGTGATTAAAAAAGTACTACAATGGGCAAAGAAAGAGAACTGTCTCAGACCTGAAGGCTGATCTGTACCTTCCGAAGGAGTTTCAGAGCCAATAAAATCGGTGGAGGTTTTTGCCTGGACAAGGTTTGTGCTCCAGTCAGTGGAACAGAATGGAGTCCTGGCATTGCAGCCTAACTCCTGTCATTCTGCTGTAGGAAACAGCGGAGCTGGAGCACCCCAAACAGCAAGGCAGCAGTTATGTAGCCTAATGCCCTCTTTTCCCCTAAAGTAACAGGCTCGCTGTGGCAGTGCCACGGAAGGACCAGTCCTGGGGAAGgaatcctgccctgctctggctgtgtcatCCAGCTAATTGCGGTGCTGGTGTGTGACGTGCAGCCTCCTGTCCCCAAGGAAGTGGGCTAAGGGACCACCGACCTCCAGCATTCCTGCAGCTGCAATCACAGGGATCCTGCTGCCAGCATccctttcctgtgctgctgcaggtcagAGGATCCCAAACCCAGCTGGCCACTGCGTGTTGCAATGAGGGCACGTGAGATAGGGGTGATGGCAACAGGCTGGATTTGCTTCCTGACCACAGCCACCTTGCCTTACAGCTGCATATTCCTGTCCCAcggcagagcctggcactgccagttcCAAGGGCAAGGTGTTTTGCTGTCAGGATGTGTCAGAAGTGCTGGATGGCTGTGCTTTGTGCAGAGGAGTGTTTGCTGATGGCAGGGTGTGCAGGTTCTGTGTTCAGTGGGGTGGTTATGGCTAAAAGCATCATCCCCTCTGGCTCACAGGAAGGTGGGTccagcagtggcagtgctgtAAGAGAACAAAATGACCTTAACAAAGGGGGTGGTCAGGACTCTGGGACACCCCTGACAGCTCACACTGCCCCAGAATAATAGGGTGTTAAGCAGGAAGGGGATGTGAAACAGGACACTGTCATTCAGCTTTGACTCTGGGAGgttcaaaatttttaaaaacccttcAGGAGAGTAGGAGAAAAAGCCTTGTTGCTTTCATCAGGCTGGTAGAAAGTTGGAAGAACAGACCATTCTATGTTGTCTTCTGAAGATTCAGGTGCAGCAAAGGGATTCATGAGGCAGTGAGAAACTGTCCAACTCCTTTACCAGCTGTTCCTTGCCTTTCTCATTCAGTTTTGATCTTGTTTTACATGTGTTTTCTATGAGAATGTCTTTGTACCTATTTTCTTTTGGCAAAGAACAGTACAGGAAGAGCAGGTTGTGATGTGAAGAGGCATCTTATGCTCCCCACAGGTCAAGCTGCTCCAACTAGTCAGACTGCCTGTATCTATCCGGTATCCAAGCCTGGCTTTGTGCAATGAAATTGCAAGATGATCATTCCATCTTTCCCTGACCACATTTCTGTGGATGGAAAGCTGGCTCTGCCTCCCCACTGAAGCCCCCAAGGCAGCATTGCCAGAGAGAGGATGAAGATGTTGGCAGTTTGGTTGGAAACAGCACAGTACAATTAAGATTAAGGAGTCAAACACTTGATTTTGGTTAGATTTGTGTGTGTATGGTCCATGGTTAAAAAGATGGCATTCAAAATTCACGTTGCTGCACCTCAAGTTTGACCCTCAGGAATTTGGGTTTAGTCTGTCTGCAAACTCAGGGAACTGCTGGCAGAGCTTCAAAAGTTTGTAGTGCTGTATCTGAAGCAAAGtttgggccctgctgtgctgaatCCCAAAAGGCAGCTGAAGGCAGGCAACCTTTTGCCTTTCCTCCCAGGATCTCAAATCATCCTGCAGAGGAAGGTGCAGCTCTTATCTCATTTTAAATATAAGAATGTTCTGGCATGAAGGACTCGAGAGCCTTGCCTGAGGTTGTACAGCAAggcagtggcagtgctgtgaAGCAAATCAGGTTCCTTCACTCTGCACCATTAGGCACTGAACTCCATCCTCTCCTCTTCTCCTCCATTAGAAAGGGAGGTGTGAAGGATTGTATTAGTTCAACAGCTGCAGATGGTGACAGAACCAAAGTGCAAGCTCAGCAGACAGTATTTCCCTCTGGTGAAGCAATGGGAGAAGGTGGCACACGGGCTCCTTTCAACATCTCCTCCCTGGTGGAGGCAAATCTCCtccagctggctgtgcctgcagacCAGCACCACTCAACAGCACCACTGGAATAGCAAATTGGAGAGAGAGAAGGACTGCTGTTCCCCTCTCCACTCCCTTCCCCACTGAGCAGTGATGCACGAGGTCTTCTATAGCTTCTGCAGCAAGCATATcacataattaaaatttaaaatgtagtAGCTGTGGTCTCCTGAAATGCAGAGGTTGTTTCTGTGCTGCCCTATCAATGCACAGCTGACAGCTCTTTTTCAGAAGCACAAACTTCCTTGGCAGAATGCTATCCAGAACTTCCTTCATGGCCTGtatgtttttggtttgttttataaATTGCAAAAAATCAAAGTTGATGATACTCTTAAGAGCTGCCTAAGCccaaaaaggagatttttgagCTTAATACtttagtttatttttatgaaCTACAGGAGAATTCCAAGGCCAAGGGATGAGAAATCAGATATATTTTGGCATTTCACGTGacattctttctattctttccttttcattgaGGTGTGCAATTAACTTACCAAGTATTTTATGACAAGAACAGCATTCCTGTTAGGGGGCTGGATGGTGAGGTGTCTGTTTCTggtttgttggctttttttttttaatttgagctGAACTATCACAATGAAATTGCagccctgattttttttaataaacaaaattaTACAAGACCTCATCTTTAATTCTTTGCAACTAaactaaataaatacaaatgtaCTTTCTTCTTCCATAATTCATATAGCAGGAATGAGGACGAAGTCTTAGAACCCTCTGTTTGAGgcacagaattaatttttttttaatgcatttaaatGGAGAAAGGCTACGGAGTCACATTCagggtattttttctttttttccacagtgAAGTTGCTTTTACTTTTTAGATCAGTCTCAGgacaatttattatttttcctgagGTTACAGTTCAAAAGAATACAGCCTAGGTGGATGAGCAAAGGCAGGCTGCAACTGGTAATCTTTTGAGCCATCACTGTCTGGAGAAGCTGCTCTTTGTTGTGATGCTGAGCAGCCACActgctttcccagctcctcttcctctgttCCTGCTCATCTCATTTTGGGAGGTTTACCTCTCAGTCTCTTTTATTTGTTGCTTTCTAACATTTTGCCCCAATAAACATGGATGAAGTCCTGGGACAGAATCTGACTGGGAGTGTTACAAGGTTCTGCAGTGGCTGCTGACCTTTACAGATGGATGAACAGAGAAGGGGCTGCTTCAGCTTGCAGGTCACTCTctcacagctgcttttctcttttgcacCCAGTTTTTCCTTGTGGTATAAAGCTGAATAACCAAATCATACTGTGAATAACCAAATCATCCCTAGTTAGCATGCACAGAATGAAACACTTGAAAAACTGCCCCTGTGTTAGCAGCAGTATGCAGACTCCAGTCAAAGCAGTTGGTAATCTTAGACTTTGACTTGGGAGAACATTATTCAGTTTGTATCTGAGCAGCTTTAGACTGGAGAGGGCTTTTTACTTTCAGGTAAAAGTGGCACTTTTGTTAAAGATGACTTGTGTAATGAACAGCTGAAGAGCTTCTGTAAGCAATAAGCTCTGTGACCTCCTGACCTGTTTCCTTCAGTTCCTGGCGGCTGATGGGTGCTGTCCTGCTTCTGAATTCTACCCGTGCAACCAGTACAGGTGACATATCTGGAAATCTGGAGTCATTCCTTGCCTTACATGGCTGGTGGTACCTCCATCCTTTTGGGAAGACTGTGGTGTGGCCCTTTTGCATAATGGCAGCTGATACTGGGTTATATTGCTTTGACTGTTTCGTCCAACATCTTCTGTTTTCATGTGCACACACCCAGAGTACAAACAGGTATGTCAGAAGGAAACTATCTCCAGTGAAATCAGTGGGGGCTGGCTGCATGGGTAAATCCCTCTGCAGTGCTTTCAAGGGCAGGAATGTCTATAGACTGCCATTAAAGAAAATTGTCAagacatatatttatattaaagtGCAGCCTGGCAATCTTGATGGGCTAGATGTGATGTAAATGCATGGGAGGAGACTATCCCTGCCTTGAAGGCT
It includes:
- the RASSF10 gene encoding ras association domain-containing protein 10, which translates into the protein MEPEERKISVWICQEEKLISGLSRRTTCSDVVRVLLEDSHHRRQRPAPPEPAGGMLSGPPHSYCIVEKWRGFERILPNKTKILRLWVAWGDEQENVRFVLVRSEASLPNAGPRSAEARVVLSKERPGRGLGAARASLALTQERQRRVVRKAFRKLAKINKKRQQPLAREASSAERMETLVHLVLSQDHTIRQQIQRLRELDREIDRYEAKIHLDRMKRHGVNYVQDTYLVGTGEPEPGREPGQPAAGRPEEDYARKCEEVLQLQEQRAQQEELLEHLAAEIQEELNERWMKRRREELELAAGPGLADTDCDTTELSGGEGELHLEHERVKTQLSTSLYIGLKLSTDLEAVKSDLDCTQRAWEDKERELQRLLETLGTLDVAEAAAEPRGAAGGGRPAAAGGGWVEQARALRKDRADNDEDSDTGLSSMHSQDSDSLPVCESLV